One stretch of Streptomyces hygroscopicus DNA includes these proteins:
- a CDS encoding endoribonuclease L-PSP: protein MTEKLQKTPITPATHTTPPAKFSHGVKKGNVLQVAGQVGFGPAVAGQAPTPVGPTLREQTLQTLRNVQAVLEEGGASWEDAMMVRVYLTDTGHFAEFNEIYNEFFAGLKEAPAARTTVYVGLPAGLLVEIDALAVLG, encoded by the coding sequence ATGACCGAGAAGCTGCAGAAGACCCCGATCACCCCGGCCACGCACACCACCCCGCCCGCCAAGTTCTCCCACGGTGTGAAGAAGGGGAACGTCCTCCAGGTCGCCGGTCAGGTCGGCTTCGGCCCCGCCGTCGCGGGCCAGGCCCCCACCCCCGTCGGGCCGACCCTGCGCGAGCAGACCCTGCAGACCCTGCGCAATGTGCAGGCCGTGCTGGAGGAGGGCGGCGCGAGCTGGGAGGACGCCATGATGGTGCGCGTCTACCTCACCGACACCGGGCACTTCGCCGAATTCAACGAGATCTACAACGAGTTCTTCGCCGGCCTCAAGGAGGCCCCGGCCGCGCGTACGACGGTCTACGTCGGCCTCCCCGCCGGACTGCTCGTCGAGATCGACGCCCTCGCCGTCCTGGGCTGA
- a CDS encoding sugar transporter, which translates to MLLAAAPAAETPPHTGGLLALIDGTAGLLTVAALGIALLLYLIIKVRLQPFVALLGVSIAVGLAAGLSVTELFGTVQKSDAVSLIESGMGGILGHIAIIIGLGTMLGAILEVSGGAEALSARLLGIFGEKRSPLAMGLTGLIFGIPVFFDVGIFVLAPIVYAAAKRSGKSILLYAMPLLAGLSMTHAFLPPHPGPVAAAGLFHVDLGWVILMGIVVGIPSVLAAWGYAAWIGKRIFVPVPQDMVEAAEESREAVAAEQRASGVTPAERPVSVATVLAIIGTPLVLILCATFSSVALDPSTGRSVIEFFGHPFVALTIALLLAYYLLGIRRGWSRKSLETVSTASLKPVGNILLVVGAGGVFGAVLKGSGVAQALADAFDSAGLPVIVLAWLISVVLRVAQGSATVAIVTTAGIVTPMLSEGHYSQAHLALVIMAISAGSIFASHVNDGGFWMVAKYFGISESDTLKSWTVLETVLSVAGFVVAALLSIVI; encoded by the coding sequence ATGCTGCTCGCGGCCGCTCCCGCTGCCGAGACACCACCCCACACCGGTGGTCTACTCGCGCTCATCGACGGCACCGCCGGTCTGCTGACCGTCGCCGCCCTCGGCATCGCGCTACTGCTCTACCTGATCATCAAGGTCCGGCTGCAGCCCTTCGTGGCGCTGCTCGGCGTCTCCATCGCGGTCGGCCTGGCCGCCGGTCTCTCGGTCACCGAACTCTTCGGCACGGTCCAGAAGTCGGACGCCGTCTCGCTCATCGAATCCGGTATGGGCGGCATCCTCGGCCACATAGCCATCATCATCGGCCTGGGCACCATGCTCGGCGCGATACTCGAGGTCTCCGGCGGCGCGGAGGCGCTCAGCGCCCGGCTGCTCGGCATCTTCGGGGAGAAGCGGTCACCGCTCGCGATGGGGCTGACCGGCCTGATCTTCGGCATACCCGTCTTCTTCGACGTCGGCATCTTCGTCCTCGCGCCGATCGTCTACGCGGCCGCCAAGCGCAGCGGCAAGTCCATCCTGCTCTACGCGATGCCGCTGCTCGCGGGCCTGTCCATGACCCACGCCTTCCTGCCGCCGCACCCCGGCCCGGTGGCCGCGGCCGGACTGTTCCATGTCGACCTGGGCTGGGTCATCCTGATGGGCATCGTCGTCGGCATCCCGTCGGTGCTGGCCGCGTGGGGCTACGCCGCCTGGATCGGCAAGCGCATCTTCGTCCCCGTACCGCAGGACATGGTCGAGGCGGCCGAGGAGTCCCGGGAGGCGGTCGCGGCCGAGCAGCGCGCCTCCGGCGTCACCCCGGCCGAGCGGCCGGTTTCGGTGGCCACGGTGCTCGCGATCATCGGCACCCCGCTCGTCCTGATCCTCTGCGCGACCTTCTCCTCCGTCGCGCTGGACCCGAGTACCGGCCGCTCGGTCATCGAGTTCTTCGGCCACCCCTTCGTGGCGCTGACGATCGCCCTGCTCCTCGCCTACTACCTGCTGGGCATCCGGCGCGGCTGGTCCCGCAAGTCCCTGGAGACCGTCTCCACCGCCTCCCTGAAGCCCGTCGGCAACATCCTCCTGGTCGTCGGCGCGGGCGGGGTCTTCGGCGCGGTCCTCAAGGGCAGCGGTGTCGCCCAGGCCCTGGCCGACGCCTTCGACAGCGCGGGCCTGCCGGTCATCGTGCTGGCCTGGCTGATCTCGGTGGTGCTCCGGGTGGCCCAGGGCTCGGCGACGGTCGCGATCGTCACGACGGCGGGCATCGTCACCCCGATGCTCTCCGAGGGCCACTACTCCCAGGCCCATCTGGCGCTGGTCATCATGGCCATCTCGGCGGGCTCGATCTTCGCCTCGCATGTGAACGACGGCGGCTTCTGGATGGTGGCGAAGTACTTCGGCATCTCCGAGAGCGACACGCTGAAGTCCTGGACGGTGCTGGAGACGGTGCTGTCGGTGGCCGGTTTCGTGGTGGCGGCCCTGCTGAGCATCGTCATCTAG
- a CDS encoding ABC transporter yields MEELRAIRARGITKSFGDVIALDGIDLEVTQGRIHGLVGPNGAGKTTLLGLLLGLAVADSGRLEVLGTPVERALDAPDGVAGFVDGPALYPSLTPRQNLAALAALRGHDARTAAIDDVLAEVGLTDVADDRTRGFSLGMRQRLGLAAALLTKPRLLVLDEPSNGLDPAVKKHVHGVLNGLAADGTAVVLSSHNMDDLEALCSEVTILAAGRVVFSGPLSKLATENRELDYRLLTSDPRAARRLADDAPGIQVVDDAGVRQDAELLVVRALMPALDQLVVRLVEGGVALRELTPVVSPLEAAFLALTERQEADR; encoded by the coding sequence ATGGAAGAACTCCGCGCAATCCGGGCTCGCGGTATCACGAAGAGCTTCGGTGATGTCATCGCCCTGGACGGCATCGATCTCGAGGTGACGCAGGGTCGGATCCACGGCCTGGTCGGACCGAACGGCGCCGGAAAAACGACGTTGCTCGGCCTTCTGCTGGGGCTCGCGGTGGCCGACAGCGGTCGCCTGGAGGTCCTGGGTACACCGGTCGAGCGGGCCCTCGACGCTCCCGACGGTGTCGCCGGCTTCGTGGACGGCCCCGCTCTCTACCCCTCGCTCACCCCACGGCAGAACCTCGCCGCGCTGGCCGCACTCCGCGGCCACGACGCGCGCACGGCGGCGATCGACGACGTACTCGCCGAGGTCGGTCTCACCGACGTCGCCGACGACCGTACCCGCGGCTTCTCCCTCGGCATGCGCCAGCGGCTCGGGCTCGCCGCCGCCCTGCTGACCAAGCCCCGGCTGCTCGTGCTCGACGAACCGTCCAACGGCCTCGACCCGGCGGTCAAGAAGCACGTGCACGGTGTCCTCAACGGGCTCGCGGCCGACGGAACCGCCGTCGTGCTCTCCAGCCACAACATGGACGACCTCGAGGCGCTGTGCTCCGAGGTGACCATCCTCGCCGCCGGACGCGTCGTCTTCTCCGGCCCGCTGTCCAAGCTGGCCACCGAGAACCGTGAACTCGACTACCGGCTGCTCACCTCCGATCCGCGGGCCGCGCGCCGGCTGGCGGACGACGCGCCGGGGATCCAGGTCGTCGACGACGCCGGGGTACGGCAGGACGCCGAACTGCTCGTCGTACGGGCCCTGATGCCCGCTCTTGACCAACTCGTGGTGCGGCTCGTGGAGGGGGGCGTCGCGCTGCGCGAGCTCACTCCCGTGGTGTCGCCGCTCGAAGCCGCGTTTCTCGCTCTCACCGAGCGGCAGGAGGCCGACAGATGA
- a CDS encoding ABC transporter permease, which translates to MTEPLTRSREQEHEQVTGGRRVPVTRACRFEFVKLVSQWRIRLLVLACWVVPALFVAGVSQQSTLPVDTLFGRWMLASGWAGPLVMLGFAGTWALPLLTSVVAGDVFASEDRLGTWRHLLVAVRSPRRIFVAKAVASLTVLLLLVAGLAVSSTVGGLLVVGDQPLVGLDGHLLAPSDAAVSVLLSWVCVLAPTLALAALGFLGSVTLGRSPMGLLVPVFVSLAMAVAQMLPLPVAVRVALPSYAFISWNGLFTSPQQLGPLLIGIVVSLVWAVVATALAYVLFVRRDFTNLAHDGSGRRAITVGVLPLVGVAAASFAVVAATTSATGSGIEQDKVQRSLATAFAHLYRMQTDQLNRPGVTEAQLKATASCNKGSVRAAAQGPGNDWRCVVTWHLPGVEATGQAIYQLDVTPDGRFMADGDGPKEVNGYFLVRTPDGDAPNPLWQFDGNVELLDTTPKG; encoded by the coding sequence ATGACCGAGCCTCTCACCCGGAGCCGGGAGCAGGAACACGAGCAGGTGACCGGGGGCCGTCGCGTCCCCGTCACCCGTGCCTGCCGCTTCGAGTTCGTCAAGCTCGTCTCCCAGTGGCGGATCCGCCTGTTGGTGCTCGCCTGCTGGGTCGTTCCCGCCCTCTTCGTCGCCGGGGTGAGCCAGCAGAGCACGCTTCCCGTCGACACCCTCTTCGGGCGCTGGATGCTCGCCTCCGGGTGGGCCGGGCCGCTGGTGATGCTCGGTTTCGCGGGGACCTGGGCGCTGCCGCTGCTGACCTCGGTCGTGGCCGGTGATGTGTTCGCCTCCGAGGACCGGCTCGGCACCTGGCGCCATCTGCTCGTCGCGGTCCGCTCGCCTCGGCGGATCTTCGTGGCGAAGGCGGTGGCCAGTCTCACCGTCCTGCTGCTGCTCGTGGCCGGGCTCGCGGTCTCCAGCACCGTCGGCGGCCTCCTCGTGGTCGGCGACCAGCCGCTGGTCGGTCTCGACGGCCATCTCCTGGCACCGTCGGACGCCGCCGTCTCGGTCTTGCTCTCCTGGGTCTGCGTCCTCGCTCCGACCCTGGCGCTCGCCGCACTCGGCTTTCTCGGGTCGGTCACGCTGGGACGGTCCCCGATGGGGCTGCTGGTGCCCGTGTTCGTCTCGCTCGCGATGGCGGTCGCCCAGATGCTGCCGCTTCCGGTGGCCGTGCGCGTCGCCCTGCCGAGCTACGCCTTCATCTCCTGGAACGGTCTGTTCACCAGCCCCCAGCAACTCGGCCCGCTGCTGATCGGCATCGTTGTCAGCCTCGTATGGGCCGTGGTCGCGACGGCGCTGGCGTATGTGCTCTTCGTACGGCGCGACTTCACCAACCTGGCCCACGACGGTTCGGGCCGCCGTGCGATCACCGTCGGAGTCCTGCCGCTCGTCGGGGTGGCCGCCGCGTCGTTCGCGGTCGTCGCCGCGACGACCTCGGCGACGGGCTCCGGCATCGAGCAGGACAAGGTGCAGCGCTCGCTCGCCACGGCGTTCGCGCACCTGTATCGCATGCAGACCGACCAACTCAACCGGCCCGGCGTCACCGAGGCCCAGTTGAAGGCCACGGCGTCGTGCAACAAGGGAAGCGTCAGGGCCGCGGCACAAGGCCCGGGCAACGACTGGCGCTGCGTTGTGACCTGGCATCTTCCCGGCGTCGAGGCCACCGGACAGGCCATCTACCAACTCGACGTCACTCCGGACGGGCGGTTCATGGCCGATGGCGATGGACCGAAGGAAGTGAACGGCTACTTCCTGGTGCGGACCCCCGATGGGGACGCACCGAACCCGCTGTGGCAGTTCGACGGCAATGTCGAACTGCTCGACACCACCCCGAAGGGATAA
- a CDS encoding phosphoesterase: MQVTRRRRLVEEARISLISRRIGRRIPLLTAGTTAVALVAAGTALAQTHQFGTDQVGQVTENGQVVSSNQYIAPYGDRLVINQGKIMSSSVSPDGTHMAASVTDGGAALAIVDLKNWKTQQLVSNAASSNPRISSNNVGQEGPTYSPDGKELWLGQPDGYTVFTVNADGGVSSPRTVGIPAQGSKHALVGAVAFSADGKTVYSAVNGQNRVVSIDAATGTIKQSWNVGNAPRGMVVVGDKLYVSNEGGRPAKPGEPTINSYGTQVLADQKTAATTSGTVSVIDLANQDAAVSSIEVGLHPTAVYAKNGVVFVTNTADNNVSVIDTAKDKVVQTISTQPWAKARVGYEPDAVTLTDDGHLLVTLGRANAVAVYKFTSAQEPVSYVGLLPTDYFPSEITTSGNQVYVSNTRGVDARRKATGGHGTHDTTSSVQKFTLPDDRVIRSYTGKVFKQNGWNGESLKKADGTPAKPVPVPVKLGDPSTIKHVFLLVKENRTYDQVLGDVPEGNGDPSLTEFGENVTPNQHALAKQFGLYDNTYDIGTNSAEGHNWLMQADDPEYTESSAGEYTRSYDTEDDALGHQKTGFIWTGAQAARKSVRNFGEFQQFLTKPSGASWQNLYCDTKNMAATGQDTAYPLNSTSPIPSLNDVSVHGFPKFDTSVPDIYRAQIWKQDFQKNGPANLNMFWLSSDHTGGPVSPASQVADNDLAVGQIVDEISHSKYWKDSAIFVVEDDSQAGLDHVDGHRAPVQIISPWAKHSTVDSHYYSQINMVRTIEQILGIQPMNQKDTAATPMASAFTQRPDFRPFKALPNRTSLTDGVKTAPSCGLDTPAAQSLKAAAVPSASVPTDMKNVAAQWSQWKSKQRLTGPHAVPDYAPPAQMNHLTWYETHNWAKPYPGEKKIYAPQDVPGAYIPSAENDG, encoded by the coding sequence ATGCAGGTAACTCGCCGCCGCAGACTCGTCGAGGAAGCCCGGATCAGCCTCATCAGCAGACGCATCGGCCGCCGGATACCGCTGTTGACGGCGGGCACCACCGCCGTCGCCCTCGTGGCCGCCGGCACGGCGCTCGCGCAGACCCACCAGTTCGGCACGGACCAGGTCGGTCAGGTCACCGAGAATGGCCAGGTCGTCTCCAGCAACCAGTACATCGCCCCGTACGGCGACCGTCTTGTCATCAACCAGGGCAAGATCATGTCCTCCTCGGTCAGCCCGGACGGCACGCACATGGCCGCGTCGGTCACCGACGGTGGCGCGGCCCTGGCCATCGTGGACCTGAAGAACTGGAAGACGCAGCAGCTCGTCAGCAACGCCGCGTCGTCGAACCCCCGCATCAGCAGCAACAACGTGGGCCAGGAGGGCCCGACGTACTCGCCCGACGGCAAGGAGCTGTGGCTGGGCCAGCCGGACGGCTACACCGTGTTCACCGTGAACGCGGACGGCGGCGTCTCCAGCCCGCGGACCGTCGGCATCCCGGCGCAGGGGTCCAAGCACGCCCTGGTGGGCGCGGTGGCGTTCTCGGCCGACGGCAAGACCGTGTACTCCGCGGTCAACGGCCAGAACCGGGTCGTCTCCATCGACGCGGCGACCGGGACCATCAAGCAGAGCTGGAACGTGGGCAACGCCCCGCGCGGCATGGTCGTCGTCGGCGACAAGCTCTACGTCAGCAACGAGGGTGGCCGCCCGGCCAAGCCCGGCGAACCCACGATCAACTCGTACGGTACGCAGGTACTCGCCGATCAGAAGACCGCTGCCACCACCAGCGGCACGGTCAGCGTCATCGACCTGGCGAACCAGGACGCCGCGGTCTCCAGCATCGAGGTCGGTCTGCACCCGACCGCCGTGTACGCCAAGAACGGCGTGGTGTTCGTCACCAACACCGCCGACAACAATGTGTCGGTCATCGACACGGCGAAGGACAAGGTCGTCCAGACCATCTCCACCCAGCCGTGGGCCAAGGCCCGGGTGGGCTACGAGCCCGACGCGGTGACCCTCACCGACGACGGTCACCTGCTGGTGACCCTCGGCCGCGCCAACGCCGTCGCCGTCTACAAGTTCACCTCCGCGCAGGAGCCGGTCAGTTATGTCGGCCTGCTCCCCACGGACTACTTCCCCTCGGAGATCACCACCTCCGGCAACCAGGTGTACGTCTCCAACACCCGTGGCGTCGACGCCCGCCGTAAGGCCACCGGCGGGCACGGCACCCACGACACGACGTCGAGCGTGCAGAAGTTCACGTTGCCCGACGACAGAGTGATCAGGTCCTACACCGGCAAGGTCTTCAAGCAGAACGGCTGGAACGGCGAGTCCCTCAAGAAGGCCGACGGCACCCCGGCCAAGCCTGTGCCGGTCCCGGTCAAGCTCGGCGACCCCTCGACGATCAAGCACGTCTTCCTGCTCGTCAAGGAGAACCGGACCTACGACCAGGTCCTGGGTGACGTGCCGGAGGGCAACGGCGACCCGTCGCTGACCGAGTTCGGCGAGAACGTCACGCCGAACCAGCACGCCCTGGCAAAGCAGTTCGGCCTGTACGACAACACGTACGACATCGGTACCAACTCCGCCGAGGGTCACAACTGGCTGATGCAGGCCGACGACCCGGAGTACACCGAGTCCTCGGCCGGTGAGTACACCCGCAGCTACGACACCGAGGACGACGCCCTCGGCCACCAGAAGACCGGCTTCATCTGGACCGGTGCGCAGGCGGCCCGCAAGTCCGTCCGGAACTTCGGTGAGTTCCAGCAGTTCCTGACCAAGCCGTCGGGCGCAAGCTGGCAGAACCTGTACTGCGACACCAAGAACATGGCGGCGACCGGTCAGGACACCGCCTACCCGCTGAACTCGACCTCGCCGATCCCGTCGCTCAACGACGTGTCGGTGCACGGCTTCCCGAAGTTCGACACCAGCGTCCCCGACATCTACCGGGCACAGATCTGGAAGCAGGACTTCCAGAAGAACGGTCCGGCGAACCTGAACATGTTCTGGCTCTCCAGCGACCACACCGGCGGCCCGGTGAGCCCTGCCTCCCAGGTCGCGGACAACGACCTCGCCGTGGGTCAGATCGTCGACGAGATCTCGCACAGCAAGTACTGGAAGGACTCGGCGATCTTCGTCGTCGAGGACGACTCCCAGGCGGGTCTCGACCACGTCGACGGCCACCGTGCCCCGGTCCAGATCATCAGCCCCTGGGCCAAGCACTCCACGGTGGACAGCCACTACTACTCGCAGATCAACATGGTGCGGACCATCGAGCAGATCCTCGGGATCCAGCCGATGAACCAGAAGGACACCGCGGCCACCCCGATGGCCTCGGCGTTCACCCAGCGCCCGGACTTCAGGCCGTTCAAGGCGCTGCCCAACCGGACCTCGCTGACCGACGGGGTGAAGACCGCGCCGTCCTGTGGTCTGGACACCCCCGCGGCGCAGAGCCTGAAGGCGGCGGCCGTGCCGTCGGCCTCGGTGCCGACGGACATGAAGAACGTCGCCGCCCAGTGGAGCCAGTGGAAGTCGAAGCAGCGGCTGACCGGTCCCCATGCCGTCCCGGACTACGCTCCCCCCGCCCAGATGAACCACCTCACGTGGTACGAGACGCACAACTGGGCGAAGCCGTACCCGGGTGAGAAGAAGATCTACGCTCCTCAGGACGTGCCGGGCGCCTACATCCCGTCGGCGGAGAACGACGGCTGA
- a CDS encoding DNA-binding protein, protein MQMERRPRTAREKYGEELRLRRIAADLTQEALSERVVCSPTLISHFEAGRRLPKPDDAARIDQALGTDGFFVRWLEDLESKFADHFAVAAELERQASEMRLYGLSLVPGLLQTDAYARAVLGAASPNYRSEDLDRRVVNRVERARILDNPLSPVVWTLLDEAVLRRRVGGPHVMAEQLRKIADMAEAGRLRLHVVPFGIGAHALIESMVTLMTFTDAAPVAYVEGLRTGHLMDDPALVSSCQSAYDLATGDAESHQDSLALIRAIAEEHEHDQH, encoded by the coding sequence ATGCAGATGGAACGAAGGCCGCGCACCGCCAGGGAGAAGTACGGGGAGGAGCTGAGGCTCCGTCGCATAGCCGCTGACCTGACGCAGGAAGCGCTGAGTGAACGCGTAGTGTGCTCGCCCACGCTGATCAGCCATTTCGAGGCCGGACGCAGGTTGCCGAAGCCGGACGACGCGGCTCGGATCGACCAGGCGCTGGGGACGGACGGGTTCTTCGTCCGGTGGCTGGAGGACTTGGAGTCGAAATTCGCCGACCACTTCGCGGTCGCGGCGGAATTGGAGCGGCAGGCGTCGGAGATGCGGTTGTACGGTCTCTCGCTCGTTCCTGGACTGCTCCAGACCGACGCCTACGCACGTGCCGTGCTGGGCGCAGCCAGCCCCAACTACCGCTCTGAAGATCTTGACCGGCGCGTGGTCAACCGCGTGGAGCGTGCCCGGATCCTCGATAATCCGTTGAGCCCTGTCGTGTGGACCCTGTTGGATGAGGCAGTACTCCGACGCCGGGTCGGTGGGCCGCATGTCATGGCCGAACAATTGCGCAAGATCGCGGACATGGCCGAGGCCGGACGATTGCGGCTGCACGTGGTGCCGTTCGGTATCGGGGCGCACGCTCTCATCGAGAGCATGGTCACCCTCATGACCTTCACTGATGCCGCACCCGTCGCCTACGTCGAAGGTCTACGCACCGGCCACTTGATGGATGATCCGGCCCTGGTGAGTTCCTGCCAGTCAGCCTACGATCTCGCCACGGGCGATGCGGAGTCGCATCAGGATTCCCTAGCCCTGATCAGGGCTATAGCGGAGGAACACGAACATGACCAGCACTGA